The following are from one region of the Pseudomonas putida genome:
- a CDS encoding carbohydrate porin, producing MPSAIRITPTLLLALASSTALADGDLMTRSTLTGDWGGLRHQLEEDGVRFTGDYSGETAYNAHGGLHRSARYSQNLKLGVQFDLSKLYGLDNGGKVQLTINDRRGNSASEDLVGNRLPIQENFGGLYTRLTELSYERTLFTPALNVKLGYMAMGNDLGGLDSGILCNFMNAGFCGHPLNMSGGSGWTNYPNAHLGVRVKYDLSPSWQLRVAAFNVDPQSNGNSSRAWHLGPKHTTGTVVPVELVYKLQGELPGEYKLGYYYDSSDVKRIGSDEEVSGRGGHYLLVDQAVWNDQGSPGRSLHAFGQYSASSKAASPFTRWYGAGVVLYKPFANRPKDTVALGYGRAVPNPRSRDVQEDAALNAGQPFPDIDSAEQLIELSYGYQATPWLNLRPDVQYIIEPGAFSGKDIDNALVVGLQVKATF from the coding sequence ATGCCATCCGCAATTCGCATCACCCCCACCCTGCTGCTGGCCCTTGCCAGCAGCACCGCCCTGGCCGACGGCGACCTGATGACCCGCAGCACCCTGACCGGTGACTGGGGCGGCCTGCGTCACCAACTGGAAGAAGACGGCGTCAGGTTCACCGGCGACTACAGCGGCGAAACCGCCTACAACGCCCACGGTGGCCTGCACCGCTCGGCGCGCTACTCGCAAAACCTGAAACTGGGCGTGCAGTTCGACCTGTCGAAACTGTATGGCCTGGACAATGGTGGCAAGGTCCAGCTGACCATCAACGACCGCCGCGGCAACAGCGCCTCGGAAGACCTGGTGGGCAACCGCCTGCCGATCCAGGAAAACTTCGGCGGCCTGTACACCCGCCTGACCGAGCTGAGCTACGAGCGTACCCTGTTCACCCCGGCACTCAACGTCAAGCTCGGCTACATGGCCATGGGCAACGACCTCGGCGGCCTGGACAGTGGCATCCTGTGCAACTTCATGAACGCCGGCTTCTGCGGTCACCCGCTGAACATGTCTGGCGGCAGTGGCTGGACCAATTACCCCAATGCCCACCTTGGCGTGCGGGTGAAATACGACCTGTCTCCGTCCTGGCAACTACGAGTGGCGGCGTTCAACGTCGACCCGCAGAGCAATGGCAACTCCAGCCGCGCCTGGCACCTGGGCCCCAAGCACACCACCGGCACCGTGGTACCCGTGGAGCTGGTGTACAAGCTGCAGGGCGAGCTGCCGGGCGAGTACAAACTGGGTTACTACTACGACAGCTCCGACGTGAAACGCATCGGCAGCGACGAGGAAGTTTCCGGCCGTGGCGGCCACTACCTGCTGGTCGACCAGGCGGTGTGGAACGACCAGGGTTCGCCGGGCCGCAGCCTGCATGCCTTCGGCCAGTATTCGGCGTCGAGCAAGGCCGCTTCGCCGTTCACCAGGTGGTATGGCGCGGGCGTGGTGCTGTACAAGCCGTTCGCAAACCGCCCGAAGGATACCGTGGCGCTGGGCTATGGCCGTGCCGTGCCCAACCCACGCAGCCGCGACGTGCAGGAAGATGCCGCGCTCAACGCCGGGCAGCCGTTCCCCGACATCGACAGCGCCGAGCAGTTGATCGAGCTGAGCTATGGCTACCAGGCCACGCCGTGGCTGAACCTGCGCCCGGATGTGCAATACATCATCGAGCCGGGGGCATTCTCCGGGAAAGACATCGATAACGCGTTGGTGGTGGGCCTGCAGGTCAAGGCTACCTTCTGA